CTACAGATCAGTTCTTCAGCATTAGCACCCAGTGGATCTATACCATCTGGACAACCCCAGACCAGTGTAAGATTGTTGATACCACCAGCTGAAATGAATCGTGGTTCACAGATATCAGTGCTATTTGGATCAAGTTCTTGAAGTTGATCAGTCTACGGCAAGTAAAGATAAATGCAAATACTATCAAAATCAAGGAGATTTTCAGTTAATAGTTTATCTTACCAAATCAAACAATGCCTCATCTAACTGATTGGCAGAAACACCTTCACTTAGCTGTATACTCAACCTTTGACCTGAGGTTGTGGGCACACAAACAAATCCATTCATAGTAGCTACTGTTTCTACACATGTTTCATCTTCAGCACAGCTAGTGTCGTTACACGAGATCATATACTGACATCTATGTCCTGTGTTGTTTTCTGGACATGTGCACTGAAACAATCCTACTGTATTGGTGCATGTTCCAGTAAAACATGGATCTAAAAGTAAAGCAATGTAACAACTCagttgtatatatatgtatacacatacacaagtacatactgtatatacatacacaatatGTACATCCACATACGCACGTATgcctacacacatgcatgtacatgtttaCACATGCTAGTAGGAATGCTTACTATCAGTGGCACATTCATCCAGATCTTCTTGGCAATTGACTCCAATAAAAGTGGCAGGACAGGCACACTCATAACCACCAGTTGCATTTTCATTTAATGCACACCTTCCATTGTTCACACAAGGATTAGGGTAACAGGGACCAGGTTCACAAAACCCATCTGCTTGTGGAACAGCAGTCACTTCAGCACCTTCGCCAGTCGACTCCTCTAGAATATCCTGTTAAGAGTACATACTGCTATACACTACccatacatgtacaatagtaTAATGAACAGGGATCAGCAGTCTATTTTACTTTTTTCCCACCTACTTTTCTTTCTTTAAGTTTCCATCTACTATGCATGACATTTTTGCTCAGTATTAAATTAATGTTAATTGGCTATAGAGTAATTTTACTGACTATTGTAGTAGACTATCTCAATCTTCACTTGCTCTTCCCATACATCATtggctataatattattatgttatcATGTGCAACTGTTCCATGTTAAATTTACAAAGTTTATGTTCCCTGTGAAAAATTACATCTATTATGCCACTCTATGCCTTTTCCAACCTATTCTGAACCAAATTTTTCTGGCAAAATAATGACACATCCCCAGCTGAGAAGTAAGCATTTAACTGATTGAATTTTGTGAAATTTGCTGTCTGACTTCATGCATACCTCAATCATGTCAACATCTAGGTTGTGACAAGTACCATCTTCATTGGGGTTGTTGATGAATAgggtggtagttactagttcaTTATCGTCTAGAAACATGTACAAATTAAGAGCTAAACAAGATTAATCAGTAACCAACCAAATACAACTAGTACTGCAGTTGTAGACATCACCTCTCCAGCATCATTACTAGCTACACAGTGGTACCTGCCCTGGTCATCTCTTGTTACGCTGGTAATCTGTAGAAATTGTCCAATTTGGACTACTCTGCTATTCAAAGTCGCTTCAGCATCGTTGTGATAAAATGTGACTTGTGGTACAGGCACACCGGTGGATGTGCACCTCAACAATACAAGTCGACCTAATTCAACAGCTTCGTCTTCAGGATGACGAACAATTACAGGAACAGCTACAGAAAGAATGGaattatgtttgtgtgtgttcataaATACATTGCTTGACCAAAATAACTGATTACTGCAAATATTTCAACTTACTATGTACACTGATGAAGGCAGAAATGGACTGAATATTGCCCACACTTGATCTGGCAATACATGAATATGCTCCGACATCATTGAAATCCACATTCCCCAGGTCTAATATAGGATTACTGGATTGGTTTGTGATGAATGATCCATTTAGCTGCCACTGGTATGTTACAGGTAGATTGCTGATTGCGCTACAGTTAAGCTGTACTGGGGTCCCAAATGTGTAGTTCTCAGAAGCAGGGTTTTCTACTGAGCACAGTGTACCTACACTTAACTGCCTTGTAGCTTCATCCAAACTGAACTCCATTAGTTGACAGGGAAATCCATTATTGACTTCTACAGTAGCAAATCCAGACATTGAAGGTGTACCCATATCTGTTGCATTAATACCAATGGTGTGTGTATCCAGTCCATTGCTATCATTGGTGCGTGTTATAGTGTCAATATTCAAACTGAACCGTCCATTTTCATTAACATCAGCGTCAGAGACACCATTAAATGTCACTAATAGTTGTGTTTGTGGGTCACTATATGTGACAGAATATGTGTCAGGATTAAATACAGGTGCATTGTCATTGATATCTGTTATTGTGAGTGTTACAAGCATTTCAGCAAATCCTGATATACCAGTAAAGGTCCCAGCTTGGACTGTGAACTGGTATTCACTGATGTCCTCCCTATCTAAAGAACGGTCTAAAAATACTTCTCCAGTTTCAAACACTAGCGTGAATGTAGTGAAAAATGCATTATTTCCTTCAGTCAGAGCTTGATAAAACACTACACCATCAAGATCCTTTGCTGTACACTGTGTGACAATAGTATTAATAGAGGTGTCCTCTGGTATATCGGCATCACATGGACCATCAAATACCAGTGGAAATTCATTAACATCAAATATTGTTACATTTACTATAGTTGAGGATGTTAAGGCTGGAATACCACCATCAGTAGCAATGACTGTTACATCGAATTGATTCTGTTCTTCAAAGTTGATACTTCCACTTACCAGAAATCGACCTGATTGTTCGATACTGAATTGTGAGCTTGTATCAGGTCCAAGAGAATAGGTGACATCTGCATTAACACCTATATCTGCATCAGATGTGGAAATTGTCAATAAAGGAATTGAGACACCACCGTCTGAAGAAGCATCCTCAGGTATTGTCCCACTGTATGGAGTGTCTAGGAACACTGGTGGATTATCATTGATGTCAGTGACATTTATGGTAACTTGCATTGAACTAGATCTTGGTAATGTTCCATTGTCAGCAGCTACTACCTGAAACATGTAAACATCTACTGTTTCTCTATCCAATGTAGTAGTGGTGGTGATAATACCAGTACTATCAATGGAAAATGGGAGTGATTCGTCAGAAATGGAATATAGGACATTTCCATTCTCCCCTTGGTCAGGATCAGTAGCTAGTAATTCTAAAATAACACTGTTTAAACGAATGTTTTCTGGAAAGCTAAGCTGTGAATCAAATGGAGCAAATTCGGGTGTATTATCATTTATATCTAGCAATTGAATGGTAACTTGAACTTGTGAAAATAATGAAGGTGAACCATTATCTTCAGCTTGTATGGTAATTGTTACTTGTGAGTTAGGTGGTATAAATATATTCATTAACTCTAGTTCTTCCCTATCAAGCATTGATGTTGTGCGTATCTCTCCTGATTCCACATCAATGCTAAACAAACCAGCAACAtttgtaactattatataattGAGATCACCATTATCACCACTGTCAGCATCAGTAGCCACAACAACACCAACTGAACTGTTCATTGGCATTTCCTCCATAATGACAAATGGACCAGATTGGTTGAACACTGGTGTGTTGTCATTTTCATCAATTACGTTCACATACAAGTTAATGGTATTTATAAATGCTCCATCATTGGCAGTTACGACTAGACTATAAGATTGTTGGCTTTCAAAATCTAACATTTGTGCTAATGTTACTGAACCAGTGAGTTGATCGATGGCGAACACTTCAGCCATATCACCAGACAACTGGAATGTAATTGTATCACCATTCTCTACATTGGCAACTCTGAATTGGGTAATACCAGTGCCGACTGCAGCAAGTTCAGATattgaaacatttgtaattCCATTCAATGAAGGAGGCTGGTCATTCACATCTAGTAGTGATATAGTTACAGTAGCTGATCCATTCAGTGAGGGATCACCGCCATCAACTGCaaatattgttattgtatggGTGGACTCAGTATCAAAGTCTAACATAGATGCTGTGAAGAGTGACCCATTTGGAGCAACACTAAAGAGACTACTTgccatatcagaaggtaacatATACGTGATATCAGAATTGGGAGGTATATCAGCATCGGTTGCAGTCACAGTAAGAATAAGATAGTTCTGTGAAACATTTTCAAACAGCATTTCTGAATAAGTTGGTGGGTCAAATATTGGGGCATTATCATTGACATCATCTACCGTAATATTGACTCTGGCCTGTGATGACCTTCCTGGGATATCAGTAGCAGCAACTGTTAGCTCATACATGTCTAATGCTTCCCTATCAATACTACCACTAACAGTGATGTTGCCACTAACTGTATCAATGGCAAATGCATTGTCAGTATTTCCACTGACGATAGAATAACGCACTTCTCCAAATGCACCGGAATCTTCGTCAGTAGCAACCACAGCCACTACAAATGTTTCAGTAGCACTGTTCTCTTCTACTGATGCTGTATAAGGGTTCATGCTAAACACTGGGGAATTGTCATTCTCATCAATCACATTAATTGTTATGGAGTGTGCAGGTGATGATAAGCCATCTGGATTGGCTACCATCACAGACACTATGTATTCCGTTTCTGTCTCATAGTCCAAGTTGCCAATTAGAGTGATGGCACCCGTTGTACTATTAATGGCAAACAATGGTGAACCAGAGATTGAAAATATAATCGGATCACCTCCAACATCATTATCACTTGCTGACAACTGCACAATTAGTTCTCCTACAGGGGTCAATTCTCTCACATCTACTTGACTAACAGGATTAACCAGCTGAGGAGCATTGTCATTAGTTTCATTTATATGAAATTCCACATTACTCATAACTGACAAAGCAGGACTGCCATTGTCTGTTACTTGAAGTGTGCCCGTCAGTACAAAGTTTGGTGGCAAGTTAACTCTGTCGAAACTTTCTCTATCTATCCGTGATGCAACAGATACTTCACCAGTATTAGGATCAATGGAAAAATACCTTGTAATTTCACTTGAAGGAAATGAGTAAGTGAGAACAGCATTTTCACCAGAATCAGCATCCATTGCTGTAACACTACCAAGAGAAGTGTTGACCGGTACTTCCTCATTTAACATGAACGGTCCTGCAGATGTTATTTGTGGGGCATTGTCATTTTCATCAAGAACATTAACACGTAGTATATTGTTATCTTGAAATAATCCATCGCTTACTGTGATCTGTAAAGTGTATGACTGTATTGTCTCAAAATCTAATGGTGCGGTTAAGTTAATTAAACCTGACTGATCATCAATTGCAAAAGTGTTGGTGATGTTTAGTGAAAATGTAAGCATCTCTCCTTCCTCTCCTATAGCAGTGAACTGTGCTACTCTACTGCCTACAGCTGCTGACTCAGAAATATTAACAACATCATCACCACTGAGTTCAGGAGCTAGATCATTCTGATTAAGTACAGTGATCTCAATATCAGCTGTGCCAGTTAGTGAGGGGTTGCCACCATCTACTGCCATGATCATGAATGAATACATTTGTTGTGTTTCAAAATCCAGCCCTTGTGTAAGACTTACAACTCCATCCTGTGCTACAGCAAAAAGGGAGCTACCTGGTCCAGATAGTGAGATTGTGATTTGGTTATTAGGAGCAGTGGCATCCTCATCTGTAGCTATTGCTCGGAATAGTGTAGTTCCTATACTACCTGCTTCTGAAACATCCACACTGTACGTGTCATTATCAAAAGATGGACTgttatcattaacatcagtgACCATTATATTGACTGTTGACATGGAAGTCCGAGGTGTACTCCCTAAATCTGTAGCTATGACTGTGAATGTCAACATAGCGGTGACTTCTCTATCTATGCTGCCTCTGACAGTAATCTTACCAGTAGTAGCAGCTAtagcaaacaaatctccatcaAGACCACTTCCAATAGAATAACGTACTTCACCAAGTGTACCAGAGTCTGCATCAGTGGCCGATACATTTAGGACAGCAGTACCAACAGGACTGTTTTCTTCTACTGATGCCATGGATGGATCCATTGTGAAGATTGGAGAATTATCATTCACATCAAGCACCCTGATTGTTATGGAGTGATTAGTTTGGAAGAGACCATCAGGATTAGCTGCAGTTACGATGACTGTATATTCAGTATCTGTCTCATAATCCAAAGCACCATCGAGTGTGATGACACCAGTTGACATATCAATGCCAAATAATGAAGAGCCTGAAACTGAATATATTATCATTGCATTTGCTCCGATATCAGCATCACTTGCTGTAAGAACAGTCACCTCATGTCCAGATGAAGCAGATTCCAGCACATCAACTTCAGTAGGTGGATTAATGAACACAGGAGCATTATCGTTGATGTCATTTAGAGTTATCACAACATCTGTCAGTGAGAAGAGAGATGGGGTACCACTATCAGTTGCCTGTACTTGAAATGTCATTTGTGACTGAGGTGGTGTGAAGAGGTTCTGTTGAGCTAGTGCTTCTCGATCAAGGACATTGGCACTCAAAATCTCACCAGTATCTGAGTCAATTGTGAAGAAATTTGCAGTACTAGGTTGCACAAATGAGTACGTTATCATCGCGTTTGGTGGTGAGTCTGCATCAGTAGCTGATACACTCCCAACAGACGTGTTAGCAGATGATTCTTCATCAATCGACAATCCATTCATAGGTTCAAATATAGGAGCATTGTCATTTTCATCAAGAACTGTTATATTAAGCTCTGAGACAGTAACAAAACTCCCATCATCCACAAATACATTTAGATAGTAAAACATTGTTGTTTCATAGTCAAGTGGTTGTACTAGAGTTACCACCCCAGTAGTAGAGTCAATTGTAAAATCGTCACTTTGACTACCATTAAGAAAATATGTGAATGTATCAGTACTGTCTCCACTTGCATTGTATTGAACTATCTGAGACATTACTGGTGTGAGTTCTGAAACATTTCTAGTTTGATCACCACTCAATACTGGTGGCTGATCATTGACATCAAAGACTGTTACTATTACTTCTGCTGAGCTATTCAGTGATGGAGATCCACGGTCGGTTGCCACCACTGTCAACACATAACTTGATATTGCTTCAAAATTTAATTGAGAATTAAGCCTAATCAAACCATTATCACTTGAGATAGAAAAGACACTGGTGTTTGTTAAGCTGTAGTCAATTTGAGAATTTACATTTCCAGGCTCGTCAGCATCAGTTGCAATTACAGTAATAACTTCAGTTTGATTGTCTGCATCTTCTCGTATGCCAGCCATGTACGGTGTTTGCTGGAATACTGGAGTGTTGTCATTATCGTCACTAACTGTAACCACTACTTCTGCAGAAGATGATCTTGCAGGAATGCCATAATCTGTGGCAACTACCACTAATCTGTGCTGAGCTGTGGTCTCTCTGTCTAACATTATATCTGCTGTAATAAGCCCAGTACCAGGAGCAATGGAAAAGATGTCATCGCCATTTTGCAGAGTATACACGACTTTACCAAATTCACCAGTATGTGTATCAGCATCTGAAGCTGATACTGTAGTCACCATAGCATTGACGTTATTATTTTCACGAATAGTTGTAGTGTAAGTACTTAGGGTAAAAACTGGAGAGTTGTCATTTTCATCTATTACATCAACAATTTGAACCATAGTATCTGTATTTAAACCATCTGTTGCTGTAATATTTATGATGTGGCTTTGCAAAGTTTCAAAGTCTAGGCTTTGTGCAACTGTGATTATGCCAGTTTCAGCATCAATTGTAAAAGAAGAACTGGCATCGGTACTACTAAATTCTATTTGGGAGTTGATGCTATCCACATCAGCATCTGTTGCTGTTATCGTTGCTATCTCCATACCTATTGTAGCATATTCTGAAACATTTACTTCTGTTGTAGGCTGAATTATTGGAGGATTGTCATTGATGTCTCTTAAAGTGAAAACAGCTTGTGCTTCAGCTGACATGCTGGGGGATCCACCATCAACAACTCGGATAGTGAATGTTTCTGAAAAGGAAGGGGGAAAGAATGCACTTATTGTTTCTGAGTCTAGAACTGCAGCAGTTCGGATTACTCCAGTTGTAGCATCAATATTAAAGTAGACATTAGTATCACTAAATGAGAAAGTAAGTCGAGCGTTTGCTCCAGAGTCTACGTCAAAAGCTACTACCATTCCAACTTCAGTATTTTGTGGCATTTCTTCAGATATTATGAAAGGACCAGGAGGTGCAATTTGTGGAGCATTGTCATTTTCATCTAAGACATTGACAGTGAGAGTAGAGGAATCTGAAAATAATCCATCACTAACAGACACTTGTAAAATGTAGCTGTCTCTAGACTCAAAATCAAGGCTAGCAGCAAGAGTGACAACCCCACTTTGTGCAGTGATGTTAAAAGTTCCTGTTGAATCTCCAGTCAATGAAAATACTAGAGTTTCCCCATCTTCACCAGTTGCATTGAACATAGCAATTTCAGTTGTCAATTCGGTGCCCTCTGAAACACTGACAACTTGATTATCACTTATCACTGGGGGTTCATCATTTATGTTGATAACCATTATGGTGACTGTAGTGGGATCAGAAGTTTGTGTTGGGATGCCCTGGTCTTGTGCTGTCACTGTCACTGTGTACATCCTCTGAGTTTCAAAATCAAGTTCTGATACTAGTGATAGCACACCATCACTAGAAAGCGAAAATTTACTGCCATCATTTCCTGCAGTAATGGAATAAGTGACCATAGAGTTCAGGGTGTTTGGTTCATCTGCATCTGTGGCAATGAGGGTCAAGATGTTGCCGGTAGAAGTATCCTCACGCACACTGAGTGAATATTGTGGCTGTTGGAAGATAGGTCTGTTGTCATTTTCATCAAGTACACGAATTCTAACACTGGCTGTACTCATTCTTGATGCAGTTTGCCTCTTTTTGGATGTTCCCAGGTCTGTAGCTGACACAACAAGTACATAATTATCAAGAGTTTCCCTATCAATGCTGCCATTGACAAGTATTGCTCCACTACTAGAATTAATGCTGAACACATCATCAATGTTTCCACTAACTATTGAATACCGTACTTCTCCAAACATACCAGAATCAGCATCAGTTGCCAATA
This portion of the Dysidea avara chromosome 12, odDysAvar1.4, whole genome shotgun sequence genome encodes:
- the LOC136241668 gene encoding cadherin-23-like, whose translation is MEWRTLLLIAAFCGALFQISSTQTRFEQDSIPDFRQGTQYPDRDEDEQCTPIKLRLSRNSQRFTATLVRNTNTRITYMNEDARFMTSRLKARLDILADWYFDTYRARLTVILAYAESTTVTDRTDSLHYEGRTARISGTRRSHLSAILRQAVLYGFDWVIYADRNYCRVSVIPDVCQTNLDLLFLLDQSGSVGRSNHALALQFMQSVVNFFEVGVDATHVALFTFSSGARVDFLFDDYLTTSEVVSRIGATRYPGGWTHTALALILAQRAFNRPDLSAARPVTAGIPRVVVLITDGRSNHYSIDAPARNLLASGATVYTIGVGNVYAPELRQIASDPDEDHSFLLRSFTDAAAFVQLLSGSTCDTPAVIPPGETPETEVEEDDFKYFQVECGRFTDSVIIEQIDIVGHCAVYVSITVVNPGPINPTAVTLRNENANVNRRRIIVRVQSKRIVYVSIRGITRFLNRFQMVVWSMLFAEDEYMVNVGNGDPANTRVIDLDIMDANDNLYFFNITEGNSAGRFRINPGTGEIFLTEPLDITVQDNYELVVIAYLRTDDCQRGRTTVIVTVVAVNANSPTFVPTMPVNILETVPVNTDVVQVSATDPDFGSNGEIRYFITGGNTDNAFNINSVTGEITTAARLNHTTTPFYTLTIQARDRGSPRMTGTTTQRINIDDVNQIPFFLTQCAINNNCIFRVPEDMSPGLTNHQIVVRDPDSSSIPNGQLTLTLSPNTIFTVNNAGQISLRSALDRETQDRYVVNFAASDGGSPSLGISTTLTFIVTDVNDNRPLIFAPSTVNLSESIQVEDAAIQVASTDADRGVNRDVIYTLTGSDLFTIDRTGGAITLVRSLDYEVATKHEVTVVASNPDGLSSLPHVIEIFVINENDNSPIFTMNPYTATVAENSDLGITATSVLANDADLEIPGEVRYSIVSGNVNNAFRIDEVGGTITVSGNSVIDRETISEYTLTVRARDRGSPSRTDRTTVRITIGDENDNAPVFQRSQYTLSIREDASVPSDHLTLVATDADKPGTPNSAITYSIVSGNTGGVFSLSGTSGVLSLQAPLDFETVQSYSLVVAATDGGSPRMNSTAMILVTVLNLNDEPPVLSGNQEIDLSESTATGVVVATFTVTQEMGDVLEFELSGDQHEVFSINSNGMVALVQSLDYEVIQQYVLTVTVSDGQMSDSSTLTVNVLDENDNAPVFITFGPFTIDEEEPQGTMVGTVVATDADSSNNGVVTYSSSPGGMFTITSTGQIRTAQQLDREVLGSSLSFTVTATDNGTPSLSTSVTVMVRLRDINDNAPEFVNPPSEIEVLEGTAVQSIISTIQATDNDIGNNAVIIFTITGSSLFDVDPSSGDIGLVGGLDYEMETEYAVTITAANPDGVSSNHSIRILVVDENDNSPVFSMDPYIAEVTENSANGVPVVMVLATDADSGMFGEVRYSIVSGNIDDVFSINSSSGAILVNGSIDRETLDNYVLVVSATDLGTSKKRQTASRMSTASVRIRVLDENDNRPIFQQPQYSLSVREDTSTGNILTLIATDADEPNTLNSMVTYSITAGNDGSKFSLSSDGVLSLVSELDFETQRMYTVTVTAQDQGIPTQTSDPTTVTIMVININDEPPVISDNQVVSVSEGTELTTEIAMFNATGEDGETLVFSLTGDSTGTFNITAQSGVVTLAASLDFESRDSYILQVSVSDGLFSDSSTLTVNVLDENDNAPQIAPPGPFIISEEMPQNTEVGMVVAFDVDSGANARLTFSFSDTNVYFNIDATTGVIRTAAVLDSETISAFFPPSFSETFTIRVVDGGSPSMSAEAQAVFTLRDINDNPPIIQPTTEVNVSEYATIGMEIATITATDADVDSINSQIEFSSTDASSSFTIDAETGIITVAQSLDFETLQSHIINITATDGLNTDTMVQIVDVIDENDNSPVFTLSTYTTTIRENNNVNAMVTTVSASDADTHTGEFGKVVYTLQNGDDIFSIAPGTGLITADIMLDRETTAQHRLVVVATDYGIPARSSSAEVVVTVSDDNDNTPVFQQTPYMAGIREDADNQTEVITVIATDADEPGNVNSQIDYSLTNTSVFSISSDNGLIRLNSQLNFEAISSYVLTVVATDRGSPSLNSSAEVIVTVFDVNDQPPVLSGDQTRNVSELTPVMSQIVQYNASGDSTDTFTYFLNGSQSDDFTIDSTTGVVTLVQPLDYETTMFYYLNVFVDDGSFVTVSELNITVLDENDNAPIFEPMNGLSIDEESSANTSVGSVSATDADSPPNAMITYSFVQPSTANFFTIDSDTGEILSANVLDREALAQQNLFTPPQSQMTFQVQATDSGTPSLFSLTDVVITLNDINDNAPVFINPPTEVDVLESASSGHEVTVLTASDADIGANAMIIYSVSGSSLFGIDMSTGVITLDGALDYETDTEYTVIVTAANPDGLFQTNHSITIRVLDVNDNSPIFTMDPSMASVEENSPVGTAVLNVSATDADSGTLGEVRYSIGSGLDGDLFAIAATTGKITVRGSIDREVTAMLTFTVIATDLGSTPRTSMSTVNIMVTDVNDNSPSFDNDTYSVDVSEAGSIGTTLFRAIATDEDATAPNNQITISLSGPGSSLFAVAQDGVVSLTQGLDFETQQMYSFMIMAVDGGNPSLTGTADIEITVLNQNDLAPELSGDDVVNISESAAVGSRVAQFTAIGEEGEMLTFSLNITNTFAIDDQSGLINLTAPLDFETIQSYTLQITVSDGLFQDNNILRVNVLDENDNAPQITSAGPFMLNEEVPVNTSLGSVTAMDADSGENAVLTYSFPSSEITRYFSIDPNTGEVSVASRIDRESFDRVNLPPNFVLTGTLQVTDNGSPALSVMSNVEFHINETNDNAPQLVNPVSQVDVRELTPVGELIVQLSASDNDVGGDPIIFSISGSPLFAINSTTGAITLIGNLDYETETEYIVSVMVANPDGLSSPAHSITINVIDENDNSPVFSMNPYTASVEENSATETFVVAVVATDEDSGAFGEVRYSIVSGNTDNAFAIDTVSGNITVSGSIDREALDMYELTVAATDIPGRSSQARVNITVDDVNDNAPIFDPPTYSEMLFENVSQNYLILTVTATDADIPPNSDITYMLPSDMASSLFSVAPNGSLFTASMLDFDTESTHTITIFAVDGGDPSLNGSATVTISLLDVNDQPPSLNGITNVSISELAAVGTGITQFRVANVENGDTITFQLSGDMAEVFAIDQLTGSVTLAQMLDFESQQSYSLVVTANDGAFINTINLYVNVIDENDNTPVFNQSGPFVIMEEMPMNSSVGVVVATDADSGDNGDLNYIIVTNVAGLFSIDVESGEIRTTSMLDREELELMNIFIPPNSQVTITIQAEDNGSPSLFSQVQVTIQLLDINDNTPEFAPFDSQLSFPENIRLNSVILELLATDPDQGENGNVLYSISDESLPFSIDSTGIITTTTTLDRETVDVYMFQVVAADNGTLPRSSSMQVTINVTDINDNPPVFLDTPYSGTIPEDASSDGGVSIPLLTISTSDADIGVNADVTYSLGPDTSSQFSIEQSGRFLVSGSINFEEQNQFDVTVIATDGGIPALTSSTIVNVTIFDVNEFPLVFDGPCDADIPEDTSINTIVTQCTAKDLDGVVFYQALTEGNNAFFTTFTLVFETGEVFLDRSLDREDISEYQFTVQAGTFTGISGFAEMLVTLTITDINDNAPVFNPDTYSVTYSDPQTQLLVTFNGVSDADVNENGRFSLNIDTITRTNDSNGLDTHTIGINATDMGTPSMSGFATVEVNNGFPCQLMEFSLDEATRQLSVGTLCSVENPASENYTFGTPVQLNCSAISNLPVTYQWQLNGSFITNQSSNPILDLGNVDFNDVGAYSCIARSSVGNIQSISAFISVHTVPVIVRHPEDEAVELGRLVLLRCTSTGVPVPQVTFYHNDAEATLNSRVVQIGQFLQITSVTRDDQGRYHCVASNDAGEVMSTTAVLVVFDDNELVTTTLFINNPNEDGTCHNLDVDMIEDILEESTGEGAEVTAVPQADGFCEPGPCYPNPCVNNGRCALNENATGGYECACPATFIGVNCQEDLDECATDNPCFTGTCTNTVGLFQCTCPENNTGHRCQYMISCNDTSCAEDETCVETVATMNGFVCVPTTSGQRLSIQLSEGVSANQLDEALFDLTDQLQELDPNSTDICEPRFISAGGINNLTLVWGCPDGIDPLGANAEELICREFLNEGLITMCTLSDGTIAEPPKSELDPIGVSVTFILHDEVTFQPLTSSNALAVLQQSGTLSALQSGSTVTGVQACSFEAGADADTNLASNGCPATSTDDDDSGLSGGAIAGIVIAILAVLVVLALLGAYVGIKYYRKNNEYGVEQPKTASALRAEGGTFRRQTVVGQFDNPAFTKETATRDDTAFENPNYVDAPVITKLEGVTKPVEKSAITRITSEDGTRSVSSETVLLS